The Diorhabda sublineata isolate icDioSubl1.1 chromosome 9, icDioSubl1.1, whole genome shotgun sequence nucleotide sequence ATTAGGAAAGATAATTCACAAtatccaaaatatatgaaacaacgcccTTTAGTATTTACGTTGTTTATTAAATTGcttggaatttatatattttgtatagcTGGACAAAATCTCTTTCGAACAACATCAAATTTACGAAAATCGGTtaaacagaaccggacttacagacattttttcataacaatattcccactctcccctacatcttatttgaagagatagactaaaacttatATAACGAAAAATGTGGAGAATTTGTTGCAGAATTCgattaaatcataaaaagtgccacttaattgggtaaattttgaaaaaattggatgaatgactaaaaaaactttgaaaattttcagtttcgaTTGTATTAGTTCGAATTGAATTCTCTAAATAacgtgaaatgaaaaaattaacaaacctGATTCTACATACACTTTTcgttattttaatgtttatttcgttcaattttaaaaatcctacttaaacttttataattctatttaaatttgtaaagaTAATTCAcaatatccaaaatatattaaacaacgCCCTCTAGTATTTACGTTGTCCATTAAATTggttgaaatttatatattttgtatagcTGGATAAAATCTCTTTCGAACAACATCAAATTTACGAAAATCGGTTAAACGGAACCGGACTTACAgacatttttcataacaatattcccactctcccctacgtcttatttgaagagatagactaaaattTGTACAACGAAAAATGTGGAGAATTTGTCGCAGAATTCgattaaatcataaaaagtGCCACTTAACtgggaaaattttgaaaaaattcgatgaatgactaaaaaaactttgaaaatattcagtttcGATTGTATTACTTCGAATTGAATTCTCTAAATAacgtgaaatgaaaaaattaacaaaacaactcTCACTAACTGAAAAAAAAGCTAAACCGGGTACATACAAGAACATCGCCGCCATTTTGACGTAAATCTGATGTTTAATTAATTGTTAGCGACGAACATAACCTAACAAAACGTAATTTTTGACATTGACACCTCGTAATTAtcgttatttcttcttcttctaggTCTAGTTTTAATAATGGCTGCAACTAATCACACCCACATCGATTACGTAGACATCGAAGATCCATTCGAATACGAAGACTACGAATACGACGAATACATGAAAATTTCGTCTgctttaacaatttttcaaaaaatcaccgacgtttttgagttattttattACACTCTCATCGTTTTAACCGAcattattctcattattttaatacttggTAATAGTAAATTGAAAGGGATCAAATCGAACAAATCGATAATGCATTTCAGTGTATTTAATTTGAGTTTAATTTTGTCCTTTCCTATGTTTTCGATTATATTCCctttattcaatttgaatagATTCGTCAATCggaatttttattgtttcgaATTTCAGCTACAATCCACTGCAGTTCTAGGAATCTTCTTAACTGGTTTCGTACTGTCCTTTCATTGGCTGGTCGATATTAATTACCAAACCGCGAACCCTGTTTTTAAAACATTCGATTCCTTCTCGATTCTCATCACTTACGTATTATGTTTTCTCAAATTAATAATCGATATTCCTTCTTGTTTCCTGCATATAAATGCATGGAATGTTATAATATTAAtacttttagttttatttataataattttcgtaCTAGTTTGCGATTGcaaaagaaaaactataaataaacaaaaaaattatccattaaCCATAgctaatattataattttaagttGGATGCCTTTGTTCATATTTCATTTGTTAATCGAATCGTTAAGATTCGAATATATAGCGAGAAAAATTCTAGAATCGATTCTTTTCATACCGGAATTAATGGCGTTCGGAAgtcctattataataattatttggttaggttttaataataaacaatttaaatctggtttaaaaaatcttttaaatcgATTTACGTGCCGTTCGAATGTTGATTATACCATCAAAGATGATTCTGAAGATGACGAAGATGCTGGTAATGGAGAAGATGAAGCTGctattttgtaacaaatttatattattccaacaaaaaaatccataaaattAAAGGTAATTACTATTATATATtactaagaaaatatttctttcgtTCTAATAtcgttttcattatttatctaTGGTCTGTTATcga carries:
- the LOC130449040 gene encoding uncharacterized protein LOC130449040 — protein: MAATNHTHIDYVDIEDPFEYEDYEYDEYMKISSALTIFQKITDVFELFYYTLIVLTDIILIILILGNSKLKGIKSNKSIMHFSVFNLSLILSFPMFSIIFPLFNLNRFVNRNFYCFEFQLQSTAVLGIFLTGFVLSFHWLVDINYQTANPVFKTFDSFSILITYVLCFLKLIIDIPSCFLHINAWNVIILILLVLFIIIFVLVCDCKRKTINKQKNYPLTIANIIILSWMPLFIFHLLIESLRFEYIARKILESILFIPELMAFGSPIIIIIWLGFNNKQFKSGLKNLLNRFTCRSNVDYTIKDDSEDDEDAGNGEDEAAIL